ACTGAATCCGCTCAAACGGGATCCGGCAACCGGCCAGTTCACAGAAGACACGCAATTGGTGCACACGCTTTCCACGGCCTCACCGGAAACCCGCAAGCAGGGAAATTTCAAGCTGGGCTATGAGTGGGATGAGGCGGCGCTGGACGTGGGCGGCGGCATTTCCACGGAGAGAGACTATGAATCCCGGTTCGGCAGTCTGGCAGGACGCCTGGACTTCAACCAGAAGCGCACCAGCCTGAATCTGGGCTTGAGCTATACCAACAGCGACACCAACGCCATACTCGATCACGATGCCACACCCTATATCCACGATACAGCCGCCGGCTTGCGCGCCTACAACAGCACCTCCACCAACAGCCAGATCGAACTCGAAGGCGGCAACAAAGTTCTGACCGGCAATCGGCAGGACTGGGCTACGACGCTCGGCCTGACCCAGGTGCTGAATAAAAATGCCTTAATTGAGACCGGCGTAGGTTACACGCGCAGCACCGGCTATTTGGCTAATCCTTATAAAGCCGTGGAAACCGCGTTCATCAGTCCCGGGCAAACGGGCGATGTCTTGAGCGGACTCGCCATCGGCCTGCTGGAAAAACGCCCCGATGAACGTGACCAATTGACCGCCAACATGCGTTATGTTCAGTACATTGAAGGCCTGGATGCGGCAGTGCATCTCGATTACAGTTTTTTTCACGATGACTGGGGAATCAACGCCCACACTTTCGAAGCCGACTGGAGCCAGCCGCTGGGCAACGGCTGGACCGTTACGCCCCGGATACGCTATTACTCGCAGGACGCCGCCGACTTCTATACGCCCTATATGGTCTCGCAGCAGGCCTACAGCCGCCCCGCCGTCGATGCGAACGGCAACAGGATCCTGCTGAATGCCAACGCGCCGAACACTGGACTGGAGTACGTTTACGATGCCGGCTCCAGCAGTTACGTTGACCAAAACGGCGGACGGATTCCTGAATCCCAGTTTAACCCGCTGCCCAAAACCGCTTATTTCGACCCTCAAAAGCTGCCCGCCCATTACAGCAGCGATCAGCGCCTGTCGGGATATGGCGCATTAAGCGGCGGCATCACCGTCAGCAAGCAATTCGCCAAAGGCGTCAGCCTCGAGGCAGGCGCCGAATACTATACGCACGCCGGCTCGCTGAAGCTGGGCGGCGACGGCGAAGGCGCCTACGCAGACTTCGATTTTTACATGGTCAACGCAGCGCTGAAAGTGGATCTGTCGGCGCTCTCCCTGTCCGGCGGCGAACATGCCCACCACCATCATGGCCATCATGGCGGCCATGCCCCGGCCGGCGTCATGTTCGACCACATGCTGAGCAAATCCGGCGACTTCATGGTGGGCTACCGTTACATGTACGGCACGCAGGCCGGCACTATGCTGCACGGCTCAAGCGAAGTCAGCGACCAAACCATCGTCGGCAGCGGCTGCGAAGGCAATCCCTGTTTTCTTGCTCCCAGCGGCATGAACATGCATATGCACATGCTTGACCTCATGTATGCGCCGACCGACTGGCTGAACCTGATGCTCATGCCCCAGTTCGTGGCTATGGACATGAGCATGCGCAGGCTGGACGGGGCGCCTTCGCCCTCTACCGATACCCAGCGCGAACTCATCACGCATCACACCCTGCACAAAAGCGAGACAGGCGGCGTCGGCGATACGGGCCTGTATGCGATGTTCAAACTCTTCGACAGGCCTAATCATCACCTGCATGCAACCTTGGGCCTCAGCGCGCCGACCGGCGACGTCGGCGTCAGGCTCAGGGACACCCATCGCATAGAGGCCGGCTTTATCCATTACGGCATGCAGCTGGGCAGCGGCACCTGGGATTTCAAACCGAGCATCACTTATACGGGCCAGATGGACAAGTGGTCATGGGGCGCGCAGCTTAGCGGCACCAAGCGCCTCGAGGACAAGAATGATTCGGGCTTCGCTTTCGGCGACATCTTCCAGTCCACGGCCTGGGGCAGCTACAGCCTGATGAACTGGCTCTCGGCATCGGTGCGCGGCGCGTATACCGTTCAAGGATCGGTCCGGGGCGAATACAATGGCGTATTCAATCCGCTGGGGCCGATGGATTACCCTTCCAGTCATGGCGGGCGGTACTGGGATGTCGGCTTCGGCCTCAATGCCGCCGTGCCCAGCGGCAGCCTTGCCGGCAACCGGCTCGGCGTCGAATGGCTCCAGCCTGTGCATGACGACGTCAACGGCTATCAGCTGCCGCGCGACGGCGCGCTGTCCGCCACCTGGAGCTATGCATTCTAACCCAGGTTATCGAGCGCCTTGGCTAGCATGAAATTTCATCACTGCACATTCAAGGCCATGGGCACGCCATGCGACATCCAGCTCTACGCCAAAACGCAGGCGGAGGCCGAAGAGGTTGCGGACACGGCCATCGCCGATGTCCACCGGCTGGAAGCGCTTTATTCCCGTTACCGGGACGACAGTTTTCTGTCCGCGATCAACCGCGCGGCAGCCGCGGGCGGCCGCATTAAGGTCGATGAAGAGACGGCAGGGCTATTGAATTATGCGGCGACCTGCCATGACCAGAGCGACGGCCTGTTCGACATCACCTCCGGCATTCTGCGCCGCGCCTGGCGCTTTGATCAGGATAAGCTGCCGGATCCGGCTCAGATTCAGGAACTGCTCGAAAAAGTGGGCTGGCACAAGCTGATCTGGAAACCTCCGGTGCTCGAATTCCCGATCCCGGGCATGGAGATCGATTTCGGCGGCATCGTCAAGGAATATGCGGTCGACCGTGCGGCGGCATTATGCCAGGGCGCCGGTGTCCGGCATGGCGTGATCAACCTGGGCGGCGACATCAAAGTCATCGGCCCCCGCGCCGACGGCAGTCCGTGGCGCATCGGCATACGCCACCCCCGGCGTAAGGAAGCCGTCATGCAGACGATCTTATTGCGGGAAGGCGCGCT
This is a stretch of genomic DNA from Methylobacter sp. YRD-M1. It encodes these proteins:
- a CDS encoding FAD:protein FMN transferase translates to MKFHHCTFKAMGTPCDIQLYAKTQAEAEEVADTAIADVHRLEALYSRYRDDSFLSAINRAAAAGGRIKVDEETAGLLNYAATCHDQSDGLFDITSGILRRAWRFDQDKLPDPAQIQELLEKVGWHKLIWKPPVLEFPIPGMEIDFGGIVKEYAVDRAAALCQGAGVRHGVINLGGDIKVIGPRADGSPWRIGIRHPRRKEAVMQTILLREGALASSGDYERCLIVDGVRYGHILNPQTGWPVHHLTAVSVIADFCVVAGSASTIAMLKEENGPAWLESLGLPHLWMDAHGGTGGSVKTLTDTE
- a CDS encoding DUF3570 domain-containing protein — its product is MAVIKSQSIRNVGKKQRKPSSPINASLQALTAAALALPGLMPASANAAEEEASFQYGHYQEGKRDLAGVKSRFNPIEVDTIQGSGKIKLSDRIKLAFDYLQDTWSGATPVATAPLSFGGNREGGIIAGATPFLQNNTVYFDRQLNPLKRDPATGQFTEDTQLVHTLSTASPETRKQGNFKLGYEWDEAALDVGGGISTERDYESRFGSLAGRLDFNQKRTSLNLGLSYTNSDTNAILDHDATPYIHDTAAGLRAYNSTSTNSQIELEGGNKVLTGNRQDWATTLGLTQVLNKNALIETGVGYTRSTGYLANPYKAVETAFISPGQTGDVLSGLAIGLLEKRPDERDQLTANMRYVQYIEGLDAAVHLDYSFFHDDWGINAHTFEADWSQPLGNGWTVTPRIRYYSQDAADFYTPYMVSQQAYSRPAVDANGNRILLNANAPNTGLEYVYDAGSSSYVDQNGGRIPESQFNPLPKTAYFDPQKLPAHYSSDQRLSGYGALSGGITVSKQFAKGVSLEAGAEYYTHAGSLKLGGDGEGAYADFDFYMVNAALKVDLSALSLSGGEHAHHHHGHHGGHAPAGVMFDHMLSKSGDFMVGYRYMYGTQAGTMLHGSSEVSDQTIVGSGCEGNPCFLAPSGMNMHMHMLDLMYAPTDWLNLMLMPQFVAMDMSMRRLDGAPSPSTDTQRELITHHTLHKSETGGVGDTGLYAMFKLFDRPNHHLHATLGLSAPTGDVGVRLRDTHRIEAGFIHYGMQLGSGTWDFKPSITYTGQMDKWSWGAQLSGTKRLEDKNDSGFAFGDIFQSTAWGSYSLMNWLSASVRGAYTVQGSVRGEYNGVFNPLGPMDYPSSHGGRYWDVGFGLNAAVPSGSLAGNRLGVEWLQPVHDDVNGYQLPRDGALSATWSYAF